A genomic window from Tolypothrix sp. PCC 7910 includes:
- a CDS encoding NIL domain-containing protein, translating to MSANKIRKSAPIHSRISVPTQYQRQPVISRLVSRYGITVNIVAASLVSGSESDGWFDLELLGNPQQITNSLSYLQELGVGLVELAIANHIQFHQHSQPFPKAFNKLTRKELETFKNQWATECQKWLSHGQTNRLHIQLCILKSYYKKPIISQLVSRFGLTVNITSAFLNPAVEDDGWFDLDLWGETKQIHSSLRYLKKLGIPIWPDWSGTVQHRNLEPIVF from the coding sequence ATGTCTGCAAATAAAATCAGAAAATCCGCACCAATTCACAGTAGAATTTCCGTACCTACACAGTATCAAAGACAGCCTGTTATCTCACGACTAGTATCTCGCTATGGTATAACAGTTAACATTGTAGCTGCATCATTAGTATCTGGTAGTGAAAGCGATGGCTGGTTTGATTTAGAACTGTTGGGAAATCCTCAGCAAATCACTAATAGCCTGTCTTACCTGCAAGAATTGGGGGTGGGTTTAGTAGAGTTAGCGATCGCAAATCATATTCAATTTCACCAACATTCTCAGCCGTTCCCAAAAGCATTTAACAAACTAACACGCAAAGAATTAGAAACATTTAAAAATCAGTGGGCGACAGAATGCCAAAAATGGCTTTCTCATGGGCAAACTAATAGACTACATATACAATTGTGTATTTTAAAAAGCTATTACAAAAAACCGATAATTTCTCAGCTAGTATCTCGTTTTGGATTAACAGTTAATATCACCAGTGCTTTTCTCAATCCCGCTGTAGAAGATGACGGATGGTTTGACTTGGATTTGTGGGGCGAAACAAAACAAATCCATTCTAGCCTGCGATACTTAAAAAAACTGGGAATACCAATTTGGCCTGATTGGTCTGGTACAGTGCAACACAGAAATTTAGAACCAATAGTTTTTTAA
- a CDS encoding NIL domain-containing protein, whose translation MTTFHQIQVKTAPKFPSVPSFSEKSQITKVRVCIYIPNSYLKEPVISRLISHHGLVVNIISAILGTTTGGEGRFDLEIRGTLSQISSGLNYLESLNLKIVGKPNVDGDSWSY comes from the coding sequence ATGACCACATTCCATCAAATTCAAGTTAAAACAGCACCCAAATTTCCTTCGGTTCCATCTTTTTCTGAAAAAAGCCAAATTACCAAGGTTCGTGTGTGCATATATATTCCTAATTCCTATCTTAAAGAACCAGTAATTTCTCGTTTAATTTCTCATCATGGTTTAGTCGTGAACATCATTAGCGCTATTCTAGGAACTACTACAGGTGGAGAGGGACGCTTTGATTTAGAAATTCGCGGAACCTTGTCACAAATTTCTAGCGGTTTAAATTACCTCGAATCTCTAAATCTAAAAATTGTCGGTAAGCCTAATGTAGATGGGGATAGTTGGAGTTATTGA
- a CDS encoding Crp/Fnr family transcriptional regulator translates to MALSQIVTTQPSKNTKQIFTRRSFLPEHPGVLWKIETGFVRTFTYLEDGTTVALGLWGPGDIVGKSLSKLDPYQMECLTKVEAKILLLEEWHQPTDILLAHIQQAEELMVIRSYKKVDTMLIKLLAWLSRRFGSEVEKGRLIDMRLTHEDLAEILGSTRVTITRVLGQFEQEGLINRLSLHRIVLKQEDIWYYEI, encoded by the coding sequence ATGGCTCTCTCACAAATTGTTACTACTCAACCAAGTAAAAATACTAAGCAGATTTTTACTCGCAGGTCATTTTTACCAGAACATCCAGGGGTTTTGTGGAAAATTGAAACAGGCTTTGTTCGCACTTTTACATATTTAGAAGATGGTACTACAGTTGCTTTAGGATTGTGGGGGCCAGGGGATATAGTAGGGAAAAGTTTATCTAAGTTAGACCCCTATCAAATGGAGTGTCTAACTAAAGTAGAAGCAAAAATTTTGCTGTTAGAAGAATGGCATCAACCTACAGATATTTTATTAGCTCACATTCAACAAGCGGAAGAGTTGATGGTGATTCGTAGCTATAAAAAAGTAGATACGATGCTGATTAAGTTATTAGCATGGTTATCGAGAAGGTTCGGCTCGGAAGTGGAAAAGGGACGTTTAATTGATATGCGTCTTACTCACGAAGACCTCGCAGAAATATTAGGTTCAACTCGCGTCACTATCACCCGCGTTTTAGGACAATTTGAGCAAGAAGGATTAATTAATCGTCTGTCTTTGCATCGTATCGTATTGAAACAAGAAGATATTTGGTATTATGAAATATAA